The following are encoded together in the Micromonospora lupini genome:
- a CDS encoding lytic polysaccharide monooxygenase auxiliary activity family 9 protein produces MSVRRVLAAVLVAVAAAPLGAAPAWAHGAPTDPISRAAACGPEGRHAAGAACKAAVAAGAAVREWDNVRVAAINGRDRERIPDGELCSGGLSAYRGLDLPRTDWPSTELTPGATFTFRYRTTIEHRGTFRLYVTKPDYDPRKRLTWADLESRPFLTRTDPPVRGGAYQLAGRLPVGRSGRHLIYTIWQNSNTPDTYYSCSDVVFPKARSAATKSATKAAPAAPRTAAGKPAATDPAAVVAAADPGVPVASVTDLGARWQVLAGAAVVLVLALVGVGRRRRGPAAPVGRQCEVRNHRAGRRRIW; encoded by the coding sequence ATGAGCGTGCGTCGAGTGCTCGCCGCTGTGCTGGTCGCCGTGGCGGCCGCGCCGCTTGGCGCGGCGCCCGCCTGGGCGCACGGTGCCCCCACCGACCCGATCAGCCGGGCGGCGGCCTGCGGGCCCGAGGGCCGGCACGCGGCCGGTGCGGCCTGCAAGGCGGCGGTGGCGGCGGGCGCGGCGGTACGGGAGTGGGACAACGTACGCGTCGCTGCCATCAACGGTCGGGACCGGGAACGCATCCCGGACGGCGAACTGTGCAGCGGTGGGCTGTCGGCGTACCGGGGTCTGGACCTGCCCCGCACCGACTGGCCGAGCACCGAGTTGACCCCGGGCGCGACGTTCACCTTCCGCTACCGGACGACGATCGAGCACCGGGGCACCTTCCGGCTCTACGTCACCAAGCCCGACTACGACCCCCGCAAGCGGCTGACCTGGGCGGATCTGGAGTCTCGTCCGTTTCTGACCCGAACCGACCCGCCGGTGCGCGGCGGGGCGTACCAGTTGGCGGGCCGACTGCCGGTGGGCCGCAGCGGCAGGCACCTGATCTACACGATCTGGCAGAACTCGAACACCCCGGACACCTACTACTCCTGCTCGGATGTCGTGTTCCCGAAGGCGCGAAGCGCCGCGACGAAGAGCGCGACGAAGGCGGCCCCGGCTGCTCCGCGTACCGCCGCGGGCAAGCCGGCTGCCACCGACCCGGCGGCGGTGGTGGCGGCGGCCGACCCGGGCGTGCCTGTGGCGTCGGTGACCGACCTCGGCGCGCGATGGCAGGTGCTGGCCGGTGCCGCCGTCGTGCTGGTCCTGGCGCTTGTCGGCGTGGGCCGGCGGCGTCGCGGCCCGGCAGCGCCTGTGGGACGGCAGTGCGAGGTCCGCAACCACCGGGCCGGGCGGCGCCGGATCTGGTGA
- a CDS encoding aromatic amino acid ammonia-lyase — protein MTIEVDLAAPLRLADLRVAAGPVTVVVGEEVRDRVATGRTFLGKALGDDRAIYGATTGFGALVGYAGRADQRDQADNTLAHLGAGQGPDLAPDVVRATLLVRAWSLARGASGVSPHVIDALAAMLGTTFTPAMPRLGSVGASGDLIPLGAAAQALRGRGHAYLDGVRMPAGDALTKAGLEPLPLDGRDALALVNGTSLTTAALALALGRVRTSHRVVQTLTCLLADLLGCDPQFLDPALLDAYGHPGAVGVGATMRATSAGLRKSGTRALQEPYSIRCAPQLLGAAEDALRYVDGVVSADLGGVSDNPLFFPADDKVVHGGNFFGQPAAFAADVLSMVIAQVGNLAERQLDLLVDPVRNGGLPPMLAAGPGQQHGLQGVQLASTALITEIRRDCVPASLQSLPTNLHNQDVIPLGTQAALRALDQAELLRLITGSLGLGLRQAVHVGARRPTAAGCDRTLRALEEIPPIDPDRPLDSDVRRAAAILEELEISLISGSYGERRDA, from the coding sequence ATGACGATTGAGGTGGATTTGGCAGCACCCCTGCGCCTCGCCGACCTGCGCGTCGCCGCAGGCCCGGTCACGGTCGTGGTCGGCGAGGAGGTGCGCGATCGGGTGGCCACCGGCCGCACATTTCTCGGCAAGGCGCTCGGCGACGACCGGGCGATCTACGGTGCCACCACCGGCTTCGGGGCGCTCGTCGGCTACGCGGGCCGAGCCGACCAGCGCGACCAGGCCGACAACACCCTCGCCCACCTCGGGGCGGGCCAGGGCCCGGACCTCGCCCCGGATGTCGTGCGCGCGACGCTGCTGGTCCGCGCCTGGTCCCTGGCCCGGGGCGCGTCGGGGGTCTCGCCGCACGTGATCGACGCGCTCGCGGCCATGCTTGGCACGACGTTCACGCCGGCGATGCCCAGGCTCGGCTCGGTGGGAGCCAGCGGTGACCTGATCCCGCTCGGTGCCGCCGCTCAGGCGTTGCGCGGTCGCGGGCACGCCTACCTGGACGGCGTCCGGATGCCCGCCGGGGATGCCCTGACGAAGGCCGGTCTGGAGCCGCTGCCGCTCGACGGCCGGGATGCGCTCGCGCTTGTCAACGGCACGTCGCTCACCACTGCGGCGCTGGCCCTCGCCCTGGGCCGGGTCCGCACCTCGCACCGCGTGGTGCAGACGTTGACCTGCCTGCTCGCGGACCTGCTCGGCTGCGATCCGCAGTTTCTCGATCCCGCCCTCCTCGACGCCTACGGTCACCCGGGCGCCGTCGGGGTCGGCGCCACGATGCGGGCGACCTCCGCCGGCCTGCGGAAGTCCGGCACGAGAGCGTTGCAGGAGCCCTACAGCATCCGCTGCGCGCCGCAGCTACTCGGAGCGGCCGAGGACGCCCTGCGCTATGTCGACGGCGTCGTGTCGGCGGACCTCGGCGGGGTGAGCGACAACCCCCTCTTCTTCCCCGCCGACGACAAGGTCGTGCACGGTGGCAACTTCTTCGGCCAACCCGCCGCGTTCGCCGCCGACGTCCTGTCCATGGTGATCGCCCAGGTCGGCAACCTCGCCGAGCGCCAACTCGACCTGCTCGTGGATCCGGTACGCAACGGCGGACTGCCGCCGATGCTCGCGGCGGGGCCAGGTCAGCAGCACGGGCTGCAGGGCGTACAGCTCGCGTCGACCGCGCTCATCACCGAGATCAGGCGCGACTGTGTGCCCGCAAGCCTGCAGAGCCTCCCCACCAACCTGCACAACCAGGACGTCATCCCGCTCGGCACGCAGGCTGCTCTGCGCGCCCTGGACCAGGCGGAGCTGCTGCGCCTGATCACCGGGTCGCTCGGGCTCGGGCTGCGCCAGGCGGTGCACGTGGGCGCGCGCCGGCCCACGGCGGCGGGCTGTGACCGCACCCTCCGAGCCCTGGAGGAGATCCCCCCGATCGACCCGGACCGACCTCTCGACTCCGACGTGCGAAGGGCTGCCGCGATTCTGGAAGAGCTTGAAATCTCTCTGATTTCCGGCTCGTACGGTGAGCGCCGTGACGCTTGA
- a CDS encoding hemerythrin domain-containing protein: protein MSTVDDITALILDDHAAFRRGFARLDDARDEQELLAIWEALALHLDIHAEAEEAILYPHLVKHGDDGEDETADAIGDHNKIRDAIAESKLHPVGSKPWWEAVGTARRENSEHLAEEEDEALPDFRRHASFDLRAELGQRWLTFYGEHKNGRDLPFRDKDPQGYVADHR, encoded by the coding sequence ATGAGCACAGTGGACGACATCACCGCACTGATCCTGGACGACCACGCCGCCTTCCGGCGCGGCTTCGCCCGCCTCGACGACGCCCGCGACGAGCAGGAGCTGCTGGCCATCTGGGAGGCGCTCGCCCTGCACCTGGACATCCACGCCGAGGCGGAGGAGGCGATCCTCTACCCGCACCTGGTCAAGCACGGTGACGACGGCGAGGACGAGACCGCCGACGCGATCGGCGACCACAACAAGATCCGGGACGCCATCGCCGAGTCCAAGTTGCACCCGGTGGGCTCGAAGCCCTGGTGGGAGGCCGTCGGCACGGCCCGCCGGGAGAACAGCGAGCACCTGGCCGAGGAGGAGGACGAGGCGCTTCCCGACTTCCGCCGGCACGCCAGCTTCGACCTGCGCGCCGAGCTGGGCCAGCGCTGGCTGACCTTCTACGGCGAGCACAAGAACGGCCGCGACCTGCCGTTCCGCGACAAGGACCCGCAGGGGTACGTCGCCGACCACCGCTGA
- the mgrA gene encoding L-glyceraldehyde 3-phosphate reductase, which produces MIVTYLAPDDRYDTMTYRRSGRSGLRLPVVSLGLWHNFGPDRPFDRQRDIVRRAFDLGVTHFDLANNYGPPPGAAEENFGRMLATDLRPYRDELVISSKAGYLMWPGPYGEWGSRKNLISSLDQSLGRMGLDYVDIFYSHRFDPDTPLEETMGALDAIVRSGKALYVGISNYNSEQTTRAAAILRELGTPLLINQPSYSMLNRWTESDGLLDTLEQVGAGCIAYSPLAQGLLTDRYLGGIPADSRVRTSVFLNESDLSDEKMATIRGLGAVAERRGQSLAQLALAWALRDRRMTSLIIGASSVAQLETNIAAVDSLDFTAEELAEIERLLG; this is translated from the coding sequence ATGATCGTGACTTACCTCGCCCCGGATGACCGCTACGACACCATGACCTACCGGCGCAGCGGACGCAGTGGCCTGCGACTGCCCGTCGTCTCCCTCGGGCTCTGGCACAACTTCGGCCCGGACCGCCCGTTCGACAGGCAGCGTGACATCGTCCGGCGTGCCTTCGACCTGGGGGTCACCCACTTCGACCTGGCGAACAACTACGGTCCCCCACCGGGCGCGGCGGAGGAGAACTTCGGCCGGATGCTCGCCACGGACCTCAGGCCGTACCGTGACGAGCTGGTCATCTCCAGCAAGGCCGGCTACCTGATGTGGCCCGGCCCGTACGGCGAGTGGGGCTCGCGCAAGAACCTGATCTCGTCGCTGGACCAGTCGCTGGGCCGGATGGGCCTGGACTACGTAGACATCTTCTATTCGCACCGCTTCGACCCGGACACTCCGCTCGAGGAGACGATGGGGGCGCTGGACGCGATCGTCCGCTCCGGCAAGGCGCTCTACGTGGGCATCTCGAACTACAACTCGGAGCAGACCACGCGGGCCGCCGCGATCCTGCGCGAGCTGGGCACGCCGCTGCTGATCAACCAGCCGTCGTACTCGATGTTGAACCGCTGGACCGAGTCCGACGGCCTGCTCGACACGTTGGAGCAGGTCGGGGCCGGTTGCATCGCGTACAGCCCGCTGGCTCAGGGTCTGCTCACCGACCGCTACCTGGGCGGCATCCCGGCCGACTCGCGGGTGCGCACAAGCGTCTTCCTCAACGAGAGCGACCTCAGCGACGAGAAGATGGCCACCATCCGGGGGCTCGGCGCGGTCGCCGAGCGGCGCGGCCAGTCCCTGGCCCAGCTCGCGCTGGCCTGGGCGCTGCGCGACAGGCGGATGACAAGCCTCATCATCGGTGCGAGCAGCGTCGCGCAGTTGGAGACCAACATCGCCGCCGTGGACAGCCTCGACTTCACCGCCGAGGAACTGGCCGAGATCGAGAGGCTGCTGGGCTGA
- a CDS encoding class I adenylate-forming enzyme family protein yields MPADVWPQPVLDLLAAGGDRPVFEDGPIVTTAAEMAGLIRRIAAGLRSSGAGPGVGVTLDLPVTAAAFAATMAAFAVGARVSGWRADLSPAQLSGSLVVDSARLASLAAHPDDGLALVAAGRAEDPARIIWTSGSTGTPKGAVQTYAAMSAAWAPYPDRWPPAVAELATRLRRYLVFGSLASQVMLEYGVLALAAGGTLVVAPRPVFPAALAEHRATASVITVGKLHQLIRDQRANPVDLPHLRALMVSGSPLAPGRLAEALDVLGPVLFHGYGQTETSMIAMVTPAEMTADVATLATVGRPAVDVSLRDGEIYVRTPAQASSYWQDPDESAEVFVDGWVRTRDLGEFGVDGYLRLCGRVRDVIIVNAQIVHAGPVERALAADAAVAEAYVVGGPDETTGEAVHAYVVPVAGRTPDPDVLRKLVAAQVNDLAVPRTVTVIDRVPLAPSGKPDKNQLLQAR; encoded by the coding sequence ATGCCCGCTGACGTCTGGCCGCAGCCCGTCCTCGACCTCCTGGCAGCCGGCGGGGACCGGCCGGTCTTCGAGGACGGACCGATCGTCACGACCGCCGCGGAGATGGCGGGTCTGATCCGGCGCATCGCCGCCGGGCTGCGCTCGTCGGGCGCGGGACCCGGAGTGGGTGTCACGCTCGACCTGCCGGTCACCGCCGCCGCCTTCGCCGCCACGATGGCCGCCTTCGCCGTCGGGGCGCGGGTGTCCGGGTGGCGTGCCGACCTGAGCCCGGCACAGCTCTCCGGCTCGCTCGTGGTCGACTCGGCTCGGCTTGCCTCGCTCGCCGCGCATCCCGACGACGGGCTGGCACTTGTCGCAGCGGGACGGGCCGAGGATCCCGCGCGGATCATCTGGACCAGTGGCAGCACGGGGACGCCGAAGGGCGCGGTGCAGACCTACGCGGCAATGTCGGCGGCCTGGGCCCCGTACCCGGACCGGTGGCCCCCGGCCGTCGCCGAACTGGCCACCCGGTTGCGGCGCTACCTGGTCTTCGGCTCGCTCGCCAGTCAGGTGATGCTTGAGTACGGCGTCCTCGCCCTCGCGGCGGGCGGCACCCTCGTCGTGGCGCCCCGGCCGGTCTTCCCTGCTGCCCTGGCCGAACACCGGGCCACGGCGAGCGTGATCACCGTCGGTAAGCTGCACCAGCTGATCCGGGACCAGCGCGCCAACCCGGTGGACCTGCCTCACCTGCGGGCGCTGATGGTCTCCGGGTCGCCACTCGCGCCGGGTCGCCTGGCGGAGGCGCTCGACGTGCTGGGCCCGGTGCTCTTCCACGGTTACGGGCAGACCGAAACGTCGATGATCGCCATGGTGACCCCCGCCGAGATGACTGCCGACGTGGCCACACTCGCCACTGTCGGTCGTCCGGCAGTGGACGTCTCCCTTCGCGACGGGGAGATCTATGTCCGCACACCCGCGCAGGCATCCTCGTACTGGCAGGACCCGGACGAGTCGGCCGAGGTGTTCGTGGACGGCTGGGTGCGTACCCGTGACCTGGGGGAGTTCGGCGTCGACGGATACCTGCGGCTGTGCGGGCGGGTGCGGGACGTGATCATCGTCAACGCGCAGATCGTCCACGCCGGGCCGGTGGAGCGGGCACTCGCCGCCGATGCCGCGGTCGCCGAGGCGTACGTCGTCGGGGGTCCGGACGAGACGACAGGTGAGGCCGTGCACGCGTACGTGGTGCCGGTGGCCGGGAGAACGCCCGACCCGGACGTGTTGCGCAAGCTGGTGGCCGCACAGGTCAACGATCTCGCGGTGCCGCGAACCGTCACGGTCATCGATCGGGTCCCGCTCGCGCCCAGCGGCAAACCGGACAAGAACCAACTCCTGCAAGCTCGATGA
- a CDS encoding NAD(P)-binding domain-containing protein — MTHDCLIIGAGPAGLQLAALLKRDGHDYVVLEGGPRAGTFFETYPRHRQLISINKVWTGSEDPEFNLRSDWNSLLTDDPALLFKNYSTRYFPAAGDLVRYLADFARGLNVLYDTRVTSVSKADDVFTVQAGDRSWEARRVVVATGVSDLYVPPIEGAHLAERYDTVSVEPADFVNQRVLIIGKGNSAFETADALIETAATIHVAGPHSIKLAWQSHYVGHLRAVNNNFLDTYQLKSQNAVLDGTVEQISQREGGGFRVLFRYARTVENLRELEYDRVILCTGFRFDASIFAESARPELVIKDRFPAQTPAFESVNVPGLYFAGTLSQQRDFKKSTNGFIHGFRYATRALHHILRERHHGQPWPSRQIAPTPEAIADSIITRITVTSALWQQFAVLGDVITVEGETACYREEVPVAHLRDAEPDVFAFLITLEYGPDHDQVDPFDISVPRPAENDANAAHDASYLHPVVRVLRDGQIVAVHHLAENLENNWDLPTVHRQPLEVFVKGVLADAR; from the coding sequence ATGACGCACGATTGCCTGATCATCGGAGCCGGGCCGGCAGGCCTGCAGCTCGCGGCCCTGCTCAAGCGCGACGGTCACGACTACGTGGTGCTGGAGGGCGGCCCACGGGCTGGCACATTCTTCGAGACCTATCCACGGCATCGCCAGTTGATCTCGATCAACAAGGTGTGGACCGGGTCGGAGGACCCGGAATTCAATCTACGGTCGGACTGGAACTCGCTGTTGACCGACGATCCGGCGCTGCTCTTCAAGAACTACAGCACACGCTACTTCCCCGCCGCGGGCGATCTCGTGCGTTATCTCGCCGACTTCGCGCGGGGTCTGAACGTCCTTTACGACACCCGGGTGACCTCTGTGTCGAAGGCCGACGACGTGTTCACCGTGCAGGCCGGCGACAGGAGTTGGGAGGCCCGGAGAGTAGTCGTCGCCACAGGCGTCTCCGACCTGTACGTGCCGCCGATCGAGGGTGCTCACCTGGCCGAGCGGTACGACACAGTCAGCGTCGAACCCGCCGACTTCGTCAATCAGCGCGTGTTGATCATCGGTAAGGGCAACTCGGCCTTCGAGACCGCTGACGCGCTCATCGAGACCGCCGCCACGATTCACGTCGCCGGGCCCCACTCCATCAAGCTGGCCTGGCAATCCCATTACGTCGGGCACCTGCGCGCGGTGAACAACAACTTCCTGGACACCTATCAGCTCAAGTCACAGAACGCCGTCCTGGACGGCACTGTGGAGCAGATCAGCCAGCGGGAGGGTGGCGGGTTCCGGGTGCTTTTCCGGTACGCCCGGACTGTCGAGAATCTGCGCGAACTCGAGTACGACCGGGTCATCCTCTGCACCGGATTCCGCTTCGACGCGTCCATCTTTGCCGAGTCCGCCCGGCCGGAGCTGGTCATCAAGGATCGGTTCCCGGCACAGACGCCGGCCTTCGAGTCGGTGAACGTCCCCGGTCTCTATTTCGCCGGCACCCTCAGCCAGCAGCGTGATTTCAAGAAGTCCACGAACGGCTTCATCCACGGCTTCCGCTATGCCACCCGCGCCCTGCACCACATCCTCCGCGAGCGGCACCACGGGCAGCCCTGGCCGTCCCGACAGATCGCCCCGACACCGGAGGCGATCGCCGATTCGATCATCACCCGGATCACCGTGACCTCGGCGCTGTGGCAGCAGTTCGCGGTGCTCGGCGATGTCATCACGGTCGAGGGCGAAACCGCCTGCTACCGCGAGGAGGTGCCTGTCGCCCATCTGCGGGACGCCGAGCCGGACGTGTTCGCGTTCCTGATCACCCTGGAGTACGGCCCCGACCACGACCAGGTCGACCCGTTCGACATCAGCGTGCCGCGTCCGGCCGAGAACGACGCGAACGCCGCGCACGACGCCAGCTACCTCCACCCCGTCGTGCGGGTGCTGCGCGACGGGCAGATCGTCGCCGTGCACCACCTGGCGGAGAACCTGGAGAACAACTGGGACCTGCCGACAGTGCATCGGCAGCCCCTCGAGGTCTTCGTCAAGGGCGTCCTCGCCGATGCCCGCTGA
- a CDS encoding histidine kinase: MTLRAALAPLVAGSTWRRGVFLLLGGVLALPYGVLAVTFAQMLADSEIPRPLVYALLVVAALIAVVPLLLDGSRALEIAAVRALLGVDLPDPAPGHRGDRESRLRSALWIATHLIVGASVMAALFSALPMALAFIAQQFGVGDELTSGERFGPLDGRDSGWLTLTGVALLVGLGYAVAGLGALAVSMAPVLLGPAQAERIAALEARATRLAERNRLARELHDSVGHALTVATLQAGAAREVLDTDPEFVRRALGAIEEAGRTAMDELDHVLGLLRETGGDRPSAAPQRTLADLDRLVADTRAAGLTVHAQRVGDPTRLPAIVSREGYRIVQEGLTNAARYGHGPVTLRLDLRPDALELELVNTMSRPDRADTGRSGRGLDGMRERVLLLGGRLTVGPDGDRWLIRARLPYEDAR, translated from the coding sequence ATGACCCTGCGCGCGGCACTGGCCCCGCTTGTCGCCGGCAGCACCTGGCGACGCGGCGTGTTCCTGCTGCTGGGCGGTGTGCTGGCGCTGCCGTACGGGGTGCTCGCGGTGACCTTCGCGCAGATGCTCGCCGACTCGGAGATCCCCCGCCCACTTGTGTACGCCCTCCTGGTGGTCGCGGCGCTGATCGCCGTGGTGCCGCTGCTGCTTGACGGCAGTCGTGCCCTGGAGATCGCCGCCGTCCGGGCGCTGCTCGGCGTCGACCTGCCCGACCCGGCGCCGGGGCACCGCGGCGACCGGGAGAGCCGCCTGCGCAGCGCGCTCTGGATCGCCACGCACCTCATCGTCGGCGCGTCGGTGATGGCCGCGCTGTTCAGCGCCCTGCCGATGGCGCTGGCGTTCATCGCCCAGCAGTTCGGCGTTGGCGACGAACTGACCAGCGGGGAGCGGTTCGGGCCGCTGGACGGGCGGGACAGCGGCTGGCTGACGCTGACCGGGGTGGCGCTGCTCGTCGGCCTCGGCTACGCCGTCGCCGGGCTCGGCGCGCTCGCCGTCTCGATGGCGCCGGTGCTGCTCGGCCCAGCCCAGGCCGAGCGGATCGCCGCGTTGGAGGCGCGGGCCACCCGGCTGGCCGAACGCAACCGGCTGGCCCGGGAACTGCACGACTCGGTCGGTCACGCGCTGACCGTGGCCACCCTCCAGGCCGGCGCCGCCCGCGAGGTGCTCGACACCGATCCGGAGTTCGTCCGGCGGGCGCTGGGCGCCATCGAGGAGGCCGGGCGCACCGCGATGGACGAGCTGGACCACGTGCTCGGGCTGCTCCGCGAGACCGGCGGCGACAGGCCCTCCGCGGCGCCGCAGCGTACCCTCGCCGACCTGGACCGGCTGGTCGCCGACACCCGCGCGGCCGGGCTGACTGTGCACGCGCAGCGCGTCGGCGACCCGACGCGACTGCCCGCGATCGTCTCCCGGGAGGGCTACCGGATCGTCCAGGAGGGACTGACAAACGCCGCCCGCTACGGCCACGGCCCGGTGACACTGCGCCTGGACCTGCGGCCGGACGCGCTTGAGCTGGAGCTGGTCAACACGATGAGCCGCCCCGACCGGGCCGACACGGGGCGGTCCGGTCGGGGCCTGGACGGCATGCGCGAACGCGTACTGCTGCTCGGCGGTCGACTCACCGTCGGGCCGGACGGGGACCGCTGGCTGATCCGCGCCCGCCTGCCCTACGAGGACGCCCGATGA
- a CDS encoding response regulator transcription factor, with protein MTTGVLIVDDDELIRVGLRAIIDAQPDLRVLAEAADGAEVPPLVARHRPDVVLMDVRMPGIDGIQATRHLLATSADPPRVLVVTTFANDEYVYEALRAGASGFLLKRARPAEVVEAVRVVAAGESLLFPAAIRQLVGAYGPAGGDRLRAARLTEREAEVLRLMTTGRSNPEIAAHLVVGVETVKTHVGNVLAKLGVRDRTQAVIAAYESGFVTPSG; from the coding sequence ATGACCACAGGTGTGCTGATCGTCGACGACGACGAGTTGATCCGGGTCGGGCTGCGGGCCATCATCGACGCCCAACCCGACCTGCGGGTGCTCGCCGAGGCCGCCGACGGCGCCGAGGTGCCGCCCCTGGTCGCCCGGCACCGCCCGGACGTGGTGCTGATGGACGTGCGGATGCCCGGCATCGACGGCATCCAGGCCACCCGGCACCTGCTGGCCACCTCCGCCGACCCGCCCCGGGTGCTTGTGGTCACCACGTTCGCCAACGACGAGTACGTCTACGAGGCGCTGCGCGCCGGCGCCTCCGGCTTCCTGCTCAAACGGGCCCGGCCGGCGGAGGTGGTCGAAGCGGTCCGGGTCGTCGCGGCGGGGGAGTCGCTGCTCTTCCCGGCCGCGATCCGCCAGCTCGTCGGGGCGTACGGGCCGGCGGGTGGCGACCGGCTGCGTGCCGCCCGGCTCACCGAACGGGAGGCCGAGGTGCTGCGCCTGATGACCACCGGCCGATCCAACCCGGAGATCGCCGCGCACCTGGTGGTCGGCGTGGAGACGGTCAAGACGCACGTCGGCAACGTGCTTGCCAAGCTGGGCGTCCGCGACCGTACGCAGGCGGTCATCGCCGCCTACGAGTCCGGCTTCGTCACCCCGTCGGGCTGA